In Symmachiella dynata, the following are encoded in one genomic region:
- a CDS encoding leucine-rich repeat domain-containing protein — translation MCRWFDLKLKYATIVFATLVVGQTVLFGQEPLPVPVRPAADVIAAWKAAGAKFSWIRIERKGITSRLAAEESPIPGTLPDFRFGKYESGALAGLPAPAVPFSLTLDNPQVVDDDLKDLAHFNKIQMLNLRHAKLTTAGLKFLAGLDQLERLDLRRTSVSGPGLRELSHLKNLMHLNLRDTPLTDEDFQYLMELYELRSVNLLGTKITGAGLKHLAGLKHLDSLLLVNTKLNDEGLRGLAALVQLRSAILNGTAITDKGLNALAGMSNLRSLILPSMSVSEEGLLKLVSRLTGLEELDASGILLKDAAVHELATHLKNLRMLGMHGTGISDEGVKELARLEKLEALYIGGTQATDAGLEAISGLKRLKRLGLSNTYITDAGLEHLSGMRQLEFLDLRNTHVGNVGMQHLSQLVQLWELNLRNTAVTDAGIEKLAGLKNMHEFYLEFTDVTDGCVEVLAGLKQLRFLHLRNTKLTNKGFQRLKKALPHTFIIEVVGY, via the coding sequence ATGTGTCGGTGGTTTGATCTGAAGTTGAAATATGCCACGATCGTTTTTGCCACGCTCGTCGTCGGCCAAACCGTATTGTTCGGCCAAGAACCGTTGCCGGTTCCGGTGCGTCCTGCGGCGGATGTGATCGCTGCCTGGAAAGCGGCGGGGGCGAAATTTTCTTGGATCAGAATTGAACGGAAAGGCATCACCAGCCGACTGGCTGCTGAGGAGTCCCCAATACCGGGAACACTGCCCGATTTTCGATTTGGCAAGTATGAGTCGGGTGCACTGGCCGGACTCCCGGCTCCCGCTGTGCCGTTTAGTCTGACGCTCGACAACCCGCAAGTTGTCGATGACGATCTCAAAGACCTGGCGCATTTCAACAAAATTCAAATGCTCAATTTGCGGCATGCAAAGCTGACCACGGCAGGTCTGAAATTTCTAGCCGGGCTGGATCAGCTTGAGCGACTCGACCTGCGCCGCACGTCCGTTTCAGGCCCGGGGCTACGTGAACTTTCACATCTGAAAAATCTCATGCACCTGAATCTGCGTGACACCCCGTTGACGGACGAGGACTTTCAATACCTCATGGAACTTTATGAATTGCGCTCGGTCAATTTGCTGGGAACGAAGATCACCGGTGCGGGATTGAAACATCTCGCCGGACTGAAACATTTGGACAGTCTGTTGCTGGTCAATACCAAGTTGAATGACGAAGGGTTGCGTGGTCTGGCAGCGCTGGTCCAACTGCGTTCGGCAATCCTCAACGGCACGGCAATCACCGACAAGGGCTTGAATGCCTTGGCCGGGATGTCCAATTTACGGTCGCTGATCTTACCGTCGATGTCAGTCAGCGAAGAAGGATTATTAAAACTCGTGAGCCGACTCACAGGCCTGGAGGAATTGGACGCAAGTGGAATTCTCTTAAAGGACGCGGCCGTTCACGAGTTGGCTACGCACCTCAAAAATTTGCGGATGCTCGGTATGCACGGCACCGGGATCAGCGATGAGGGAGTCAAAGAGTTGGCCCGCCTTGAGAAACTCGAGGCCCTTTACATCGGCGGCACGCAAGCCACCGACGCTGGCCTGGAAGCAATTTCCGGTCTCAAACGCCTCAAGCGATTGGGCCTGAGCAATACGTATATCACCGATGCGGGATTGGAACATCTTTCCGGGATGCGGCAATTGGAATTTTTGGATCTCAGAAATACCCATGTGGGAAACGTGGGAATGCAACATCTGTCACAACTAGTGCAGCTTTGGGAATTGAACCTGCGAAATACCGCCGTAACCGATGCCGGAATTGAGAAGTTGGCGGGGCTCAAAAACATGCACGAATTCTACCTGGAATTCACCGACGTAACCGACGGCTGTGTCGAAGTGTTGGCCGGTTTGAAGCAACTACGATTCTTGCATTTGCGAAACACAAAATTGACGAATAAGGGTTTTCAACGTCTGAAGAAGGCATTACCGCATACATTCATCATAGAAGTCGTGGGGTATTAA
- a CDS encoding DUF7336 domain-containing protein: MKSVFTLFHEYERLGRDECKIIGVYATKDEAERAISRLRTQPGFRDWSNGFSIDEYTIGEDHWTEGFSTIVPIYIPMQSDDSNQLVCAHAEWLPGNRFRIIEYPGEVGTDVWQYKPGNVVICEERRVEGTDGCMVAVARANDIA, from the coding sequence ATGAAATCTGTCTTCACGCTTTTTCACGAATATGAGCGATTAGGCCGTGACGAATGTAAGATCATCGGTGTGTACGCGACTAAGGACGAAGCGGAAAGAGCGATCTCGCGACTCAGGACACAACCGGGATTTCGCGATTGGTCTAACGGCTTCTCGATTGATGAGTATACGATTGGAGAGGACCATTGGACCGAGGGCTTTTCTACAATTGTTCCGATCTACATCCCCATGCAAAGCGATGACTCAAATCAATTAGTATGCGCGCATGCGGAGTGGTTGCCCGGCAACCGTTTTCGAATAATTGAGTATCCAGGTGAAGTTGGCACCGACGTTTGGCAATACAAGCCTGGCAATGTCGTCATTTGTGAGGAGAGAAGAGTTGAAGGCACCGACGGGTGCATGGTCGCCGTAGCACGAGCCAACGATATCGCATAA
- a CDS encoding SLC13 family permease: protein MGWEAWYTLAVTALIVGTLAFGRVGADIVFVGGVTLLIAAGIISEEEALQGLSESSLVTIGALFVVAAGLQETGAMAFLSQYVLGKPSTERAAQARIMLPVAIMSAFLNNTPVVAVMMPVIGDWSKKYGQSVSRLLLPLSYAAILGGTCTLIGTSTNMVINDLLIQAGNPGLGMFEIAWLGLPVSLIGIAYVILFCGRLLPDRRPAISHGDDAREYTIELLVEPGSPLVGRTIEEAGLRHLQGVYLIEIDRSGHVLPAVSPQERLQANDRLVFVGVIDSVIDLQKIRGLQPAPDQVFQLKSPRSERRLLEAVVSTSCPLVGKTIREGRFRTVYNAAVIAVARNGQRLEKKIGDISLWPGDTLLLEAHPSFLERQKNSRDFFLVSMLEDSAQPRHERAWIALGILAAMVTVVSLDFMTMPLAPMLAAGLMLIFRCCGGSDARRAVDWQVLIVIAAGFALSKAMASSGAAEGVSDMLVKTVGNNHPYLALAAIYFIAMVFTNLITNVAAAVIIVPIAIKTANDIGVSQLPFVMAVMVAASIALATPMSYQTNLMVYGPGGYRLTDYVKLGAPLSLILWIVTVLLAPQIWPFNPLGG, encoded by the coding sequence ATGGGCTGGGAAGCTTGGTACACGCTGGCGGTGACGGCATTGATTGTGGGCACGCTGGCCTTTGGACGCGTCGGTGCTGACATTGTCTTTGTCGGCGGCGTGACGCTGTTAATCGCAGCTGGGATCATTTCCGAAGAAGAAGCGCTGCAGGGATTGAGCGAGTCGTCGTTGGTGACGATTGGTGCGTTATTTGTCGTAGCGGCCGGTTTGCAAGAAACCGGTGCGATGGCATTTCTGTCGCAGTATGTCCTGGGCAAACCGTCGACAGAACGAGCAGCGCAGGCGCGGATTATGCTTCCCGTCGCGATCATGAGCGCGTTTTTGAATAACACCCCCGTCGTGGCCGTTATGATGCCGGTGATTGGGGACTGGTCCAAAAAGTATGGACAGTCAGTCTCGCGATTACTATTGCCGCTCTCCTATGCTGCTATTTTGGGCGGCACGTGCACGTTGATCGGCACCAGCACGAATATGGTGATCAACGACCTGTTGATCCAAGCGGGTAACCCCGGTTTAGGAATGTTCGAGATTGCCTGGTTGGGACTGCCGGTCTCGTTGATCGGGATTGCCTATGTCATTCTGTTTTGTGGACGACTGCTGCCGGATCGTCGTCCAGCGATCAGCCATGGCGATGACGCGCGGGAATACACAATCGAATTGCTGGTCGAACCGGGCAGCCCCTTGGTGGGCCGCACGATTGAGGAAGCCGGCCTGCGGCATTTGCAGGGTGTGTACCTGATCGAAATCGATCGGAGCGGACACGTCTTGCCGGCGGTCTCGCCCCAAGAACGATTGCAGGCCAACGACCGTTTGGTGTTTGTGGGGGTGATCGACTCGGTGATCGACCTGCAAAAAATCCGTGGCCTGCAACCGGCACCTGATCAAGTCTTTCAACTCAAAAGCCCACGTTCCGAACGACGACTCTTGGAAGCGGTCGTCTCGACATCCTGCCCATTGGTGGGGAAAACGATTCGCGAAGGCCGATTCCGAACCGTCTACAACGCAGCGGTCATTGCGGTTGCTCGTAACGGACAACGGCTGGAAAAGAAAATCGGCGACATTTCTCTGTGGCCGGGTGATACGCTGTTGCTGGAAGCGCATCCTTCGTTTTTAGAACGGCAAAAAAACTCCCGTGATTTCTTTCTCGTGAGCATGCTTGAGGATTCCGCGCAGCCGCGGCACGAGCGGGCCTGGATTGCCCTGGGTATCCTTGCTGCGATGGTCACGGTGGTGTCATTGGATTTCATGACGATGCCGTTGGCTCCGATGCTGGCCGCTGGGCTAATGTTGATCTTCCGTTGCTGCGGCGGATCCGATGCGCGCCGTGCGGTGGATTGGCAGGTGTTGATCGTCATCGCCGCTGGGTTTGCTCTGAGCAAAGCCATGGCAAGCAGCGGCGCTGCCGAGGGGGTGTCCGATATGCTCGTCAAAACGGTCGGAAACAATCATCCCTACTTAGCGCTTGCAGCGATCTATTTCATCGCGATGGTGTTTACGAATCTAATCACCAACGTGGCGGCTGCTGTGATTATTGTGCCGATCGCCATCAAGACCGCAAACGACATCGGGGTCAGTCAGCTTCCGTTTGTCATGGCAGTGATGGTCGCCGCTTCCATCGCGTTAGCAACCCCCATGAGCTATCAAACCAACCTGATGGTCTACGGTCCGGGGGGTTATCGGCTTACCGATTACGTCAAACTCGGAGCACCGTTGAGTCTCATCCTGTGGATTGTCACTGTGCTGTTGGCGCCACAAATCTGGCCGTTCAATCCGTTGGGGGGGTAA
- a CDS encoding right-handed parallel beta-helix repeat-containing protein, translating to MTIHIPGLSPLDRRSFLFTASGLGAAVLTGSAQGAEGRPPVTSPRATSGDRVAEPDWEERLTVTVGPKDAQLVGSDDKVLQAAVDYVARLGGGTVKILPGVYKTRSAVHLASRVRIVGSGPDSVIIKEPSHSAKLAEDSDWYDQEVTLAAGHGFRVGDAVCLRTKNADNGSNEVLKRTFVARSGNRFKLDKGLRKNLWLSGKPTASALHALFEGEHVENVVIENLTLDGNRENNENFNGNYGGCVFMQDCNNITLRNVTTRNYNGDGISWQICHDVVVENCHSHDNADLGLHPGSGSQRPVIVGNKLERNGIGVFFCWGVKYGLCEKNLIEANTKYGVSIGHCDTDNLIRNNDILRSGRVGVLFRVDERGKNFAPHRNTVADNRIIDSGAEKGVAVDLQGKLESITIRGNDIRETRGAGERVGIQIGKQIKDLRLEDNEIQGFSTQVSDNRE from the coding sequence GTGACGATACACATTCCCGGATTATCCCCATTGGACCGACGTTCGTTTCTGTTTACCGCGAGCGGCCTGGGAGCAGCGGTTTTGACCGGTTCTGCTCAGGGTGCGGAAGGACGTCCCCCGGTCACCTCACCACGAGCGACATCAGGCGATCGCGTTGCCGAGCCGGACTGGGAAGAGCGGTTGACGGTGACGGTCGGTCCCAAGGATGCACAACTTGTCGGCAGCGATGACAAGGTACTGCAGGCGGCTGTGGATTATGTGGCCCGTTTGGGGGGCGGCACGGTGAAGATCCTGCCGGGTGTCTACAAGACTCGCAGCGCCGTCCATTTGGCATCGCGTGTGCGGATCGTCGGTTCGGGCCCCGATTCTGTGATCATCAAAGAGCCCTCGCATTCCGCAAAGCTGGCTGAGGATTCTGATTGGTATGATCAAGAAGTGACCTTGGCCGCCGGGCATGGGTTTCGAGTGGGTGATGCGGTTTGTCTACGGACTAAGAACGCGGACAACGGGAGCAACGAGGTGCTCAAACGCACGTTTGTCGCCCGGTCCGGAAATCGCTTCAAACTCGACAAGGGGCTGCGGAAGAACCTTTGGTTGTCCGGCAAGCCGACTGCGTCGGCGCTGCATGCGCTGTTCGAGGGTGAGCATGTGGAAAACGTGGTGATCGAGAATTTGACGCTTGACGGCAATCGCGAAAACAATGAAAACTTCAACGGCAATTACGGCGGCTGCGTTTTTATGCAGGATTGCAATAACATCACGTTGCGCAATGTCACAACCCGTAACTACAACGGCGACGGTATCAGTTGGCAGATTTGCCACGACGTGGTCGTCGAGAATTGCCACAGTCACGACAACGCCGATTTGGGTTTACACCCCGGCTCCGGGTCCCAGCGACCGGTGATCGTCGGGAACAAATTGGAGCGGAACGGCATTGGGGTCTTTTTCTGCTGGGGTGTCAAATACGGTCTGTGCGAGAAGAACCTCATTGAAGCCAATACCAAGTATGGCGTCTCCATTGGACATTGCGACACGGACAATTTGATCCGCAACAACGATATCTTGCGCAGCGGTCGGGTGGGCGTGTTGTTTCGGGTGGATGAACGGGGCAAAAATTTTGCGCCGCACCGCAATACGGTTGCCGACAATCGCATCATCGACAGTGGTGCCGAAAAGGGAGTCGCAGTCGACTTACAGGGCAAATTGGAATCGATCACAATCCGCGGTAACGACATTCGCGAAACGCGTGGTGCGGGCGAGCGGGTGGGGATTCAAATTGGTAAACAGATCAAGGATCTGCGATTAGAAGACAACGAAATCCAAGGGTTTTCGACGCAAGTGAGCGACAACCGCGAATAA
- a CDS encoding cytochrome c, with product MPKLTALVLTTLLFVTAVTVSADGEAKPKLSDIAPVENFTSAADEKIVALQKYVATPEAFDKSARKLKRDAGMVAIFAQVIAEHDQDSPAKQSAVPLRNAALKLAVATTLEDATQSLKELKQAQAGKVTSGDVAMDWAQLINFDSLMNEVAVRNRAVGRAVRKMRRGLDQNARDEVAHDADILAVLAMVAAADTHPVKDKATIDGWKNFANEQRTAAIATAAAFRKNDAQGAKTAYTRLAKSCSGCHKAYRK from the coding sequence ATGCCTAAGTTGACAGCCCTAGTTCTCACCACCCTGTTGTTCGTCACGGCCGTCACTGTTTCAGCCGACGGAGAAGCGAAACCCAAGTTGTCGGATATCGCCCCGGTTGAGAATTTCACCTCTGCCGCCGATGAGAAAATTGTCGCGCTGCAGAAATATGTCGCCACGCCCGAAGCCTTCGACAAGTCTGCGCGGAAATTAAAGCGCGATGCGGGGATGGTGGCCATCTTCGCGCAGGTGATTGCCGAACACGATCAGGATTCTCCGGCAAAACAATCTGCTGTCCCGCTGCGTAACGCCGCCTTGAAATTAGCGGTGGCGACCACCCTGGAAGACGCCACACAATCGCTCAAAGAACTCAAACAGGCTCAGGCAGGCAAAGTGACCAGCGGCGATGTAGCCATGGATTGGGCACAGCTCATCAATTTCGACAGTTTGATGAACGAGGTCGCGGTGCGAAACAGAGCTGTCGGCCGCGCGGTCCGAAAAATGCGTCGCGGCTTGGATCAAAACGCGCGGGACGAGGTGGCCCACGACGCGGACATCCTCGCCGTACTCGCCATGGTCGCCGCCGCCGATACCCACCCCGTCAAAGACAAAGCCACAATCGACGGCTGGAAAAACTTCGCAAACGAACAACGAACAGCAGCAATTGCAACAGCTGCCGCGTTTCGCAAAAACGATGCTCAAGGAGCCAAGACAGCTTACACGCGTCTGGCGAAATCCTGCAGCGGTTGCCACAAAGCGTACCGCAAATAA
- a CDS encoding YgfZ/GcvT domain-containing protein: protein MSLAITLADLQKQSGAVFAEDSVAAPLHYGNPHGEYAIADAEAGVVDFSQRCHFELTGNDRVKFLQNFCTNDLLPLQPGQGCEAFLTSLKGKVLAHLFVFVDENRLCIEAAAGTADVIAAHLDKYLIAEDVEIHPRSDEWGEFLLTGPDCLHRLSGLGIAVEDLLPYGHRAVDIDGIPLTIRRVNWTSQPGFSLVMARSELAAIWSRLIDGGIRPVGSQAFHALRIEACMPWDRVDITDDNLAQEVARTDQAISFSKGCYLGQEPIARIDALGHVNRELRGLRLTAGPVPPIGTPILGKEGGNAIGEITSAALSYRNDLPVALAYLRRNHVQPGGTVLVEQSDEPIPATVFWHE, encoded by the coding sequence TTGTCACTTGCTATTACACTTGCCGATCTGCAAAAACAATCCGGCGCCGTTTTCGCTGAAGATTCCGTTGCGGCGCCTCTCCACTACGGCAATCCCCATGGAGAATACGCAATCGCCGACGCCGAAGCGGGCGTCGTCGATTTCAGCCAGCGTTGTCATTTCGAATTGACAGGCAACGATCGTGTGAAATTTCTGCAGAATTTTTGCACCAACGACCTATTGCCGTTACAACCTGGGCAAGGCTGTGAGGCGTTTTTGACCTCGCTCAAGGGGAAGGTACTGGCGCATTTATTTGTGTTCGTCGATGAGAATCGCCTCTGCATCGAGGCGGCCGCAGGCACCGCTGACGTAATTGCCGCGCATCTCGACAAGTATCTGATCGCTGAAGATGTGGAAATTCATCCCCGCTCGGACGAATGGGGCGAGTTTTTATTAACCGGGCCGGATTGTCTACATCGTTTGTCCGGGTTGGGTATTGCTGTGGAGGACCTGTTGCCCTACGGCCATCGGGCTGTCGATATCGACGGCATCCCATTGACTATCCGCCGTGTGAATTGGACGTCCCAACCGGGGTTTTCGCTCGTTATGGCGCGGAGCGAATTGGCGGCGATTTGGTCGCGGCTGATTGACGGGGGCATTCGCCCGGTCGGCAGTCAAGCGTTTCATGCGCTGCGCATCGAAGCCTGCATGCCCTGGGATCGGGTGGACATCACCGATGACAATCTGGCTCAGGAGGTCGCCCGCACCGATCAGGCGATCAGCTTTAGCAAAGGATGTTATTTGGGACAGGAGCCGATTGCCCGCATTGATGCGCTGGGACATGTCAATCGCGAGTTGCGCGGCCTGCGGCTGACGGCCGGTCCGGTCCCGCCGATCGGGACACCCATCCTCGGCAAAGAGGGGGGTAATGCGATCGGTGAAATCACCTCAGCCGCGCTCTCCTATCGCAATGACCTGCCGGTCGCTCTGGCCTACCTACGCCGCAATCATGTGCAGCCGGGGGGGACGGTTCTGGTTGAACAAAGCGACGAACCCATACCCGCAACCGTCTTCTGGCACGAATAG
- a CDS encoding DUF983 domain-containing protein, with protein sequence MNRLPLDTILSRAFRLRCPRCGEGRLYRSLIRMYDRCEHCSLKYERAPGYFLGSIYINYGLTAMTMSFSYILFHIVLGYENREVLPPVIAFCLLFPVIFVRFARSFWIGLDCYFDPEGFSRDDAADDHSAQYTNPPVPPA encoded by the coding sequence TTGAACCGACTTCCATTAGATACGATTTTATCGAGGGCGTTTCGACTACGCTGTCCGCGTTGCGGAGAAGGGCGGTTGTATCGCAGTTTGATTCGCATGTATGACCGGTGCGAGCATTGTTCCCTGAAATACGAACGGGCGCCGGGCTATTTTCTCGGCTCGATTTACATCAACTATGGGCTGACAGCGATGACGATGAGTTTTTCGTACATCCTGTTCCACATTGTGCTGGGATATGAGAATCGCGAAGTCCTCCCGCCGGTGATCGCCTTTTGTCTGTTGTTTCCGGTCATCTTTGTGCGATTCGCGCGTTCGTTCTGGATCGGGCTGGATTGTTATTTCGATCCCGAAGGCTTCTCACGAGACGATGCCGCTGACGATCACTCCGCACAGTACACGAACCCGCCCGTTCCACCGGCTTGA
- a CDS encoding Nif3-like dinuclear metal center hexameric protein: MYCVSDIVQFLRQFAPPLLAEDWDNVGLLLGSGDAAVTKVMTCLTLTSDVAAEAIEQDVQLIVSHHPIMFRPIQQITDGDTQGKMLLDLIAAGIAVYSPHTSYDSAAAGINQQLAEMLDLQQIAPLRPRIHASAKIVCFVPEAHLLAVRQALWNQGAGQVGDYSQCSFASPGTGTFHGAEASSPVVGEAGRLEQVTEIRLEVLCPSENVSRAVEAMLAAHPYEEPAYDVYPLAEQRADIGAGRYGVLADEITLSEFNNRVKAGLGVKHLQFVGDPKRTVRRVAMACGAAAEFLRDGHRLGCDVLLTGEARFHDCLEARHLGMALVLPGHYASERPAMERLAETLSSQFQELFVSASQIESDPLKWDI; this comes from the coding sequence ATGTATTGCGTTTCTGACATTGTGCAATTTCTCCGGCAATTTGCGCCACCACTCTTGGCTGAGGATTGGGACAATGTGGGGCTGTTGCTGGGGAGCGGCGATGCGGCGGTGACTAAGGTGATGACTTGTTTGACGCTCACGTCGGATGTGGCTGCTGAAGCCATCGAACAAGACGTTCAACTGATCGTCAGCCATCATCCAATCATGTTTCGTCCGATTCAGCAAATCACCGATGGCGATACCCAGGGCAAAATGTTGTTGGATCTGATCGCCGCCGGCATCGCGGTTTATAGTCCGCACACCAGTTACGACAGCGCCGCTGCCGGGATCAATCAACAACTGGCGGAAATGCTGGACCTGCAGCAGATCGCGCCGCTGCGACCTCGGATACATGCATCGGCGAAAATTGTCTGTTTTGTCCCGGAAGCACACCTGCTTGCTGTGCGTCAGGCACTGTGGAACCAGGGAGCGGGACAAGTTGGTGACTACTCACAGTGCAGTTTTGCATCCCCCGGAACCGGGACTTTTCATGGAGCGGAGGCGAGTTCTCCCGTCGTTGGTGAAGCGGGGCGGCTGGAGCAAGTCACTGAAATCCGCTTAGAAGTCCTTTGCCCGAGTGAGAATGTCAGCCGCGCTGTGGAGGCGATGCTTGCCGCACATCCCTATGAAGAACCGGCCTATGATGTTTACCCGCTCGCCGAACAACGTGCGGATATCGGAGCAGGGCGGTATGGCGTCCTGGCTGACGAAATCACCCTGAGCGAATTCAACAACCGCGTGAAAGCCGGTCTGGGCGTAAAGCATCTGCAATTTGTGGGGGATCCCAAGCGGACCGTGCGCCGTGTTGCCATGGCTTGTGGAGCGGCGGCGGAGTTTCTGCGGGACGGGCACCGCCTCGGTTGTGACGTCTTACTGACCGGAGAAGCCCGGTTTCACGATTGCTTGGAGGCGCGGCATTTGGGGATGGCCCTGGTCTTGCCTGGACATTACGCCAGCGAACGCCCGGCGATGGAACGTCTGGCCGAAACGTTGTCGTCCCAGTTTCAGGAATTATTCGTCTCGGCCAGCCAAATCGAATCCGATCCGCTAAAATGGGATATCTAA